The Vanacampus margaritifer isolate UIUO_Vmar chromosome 15, RoL_Vmar_1.0, whole genome shotgun sequence genome contains the following window.
ATGCCACAAAGATGTGTTCCAAATCCATAAAGTCACATGTCTGATGCCGCAAGTCACAAAAACACGTCTCAACAAGCCACACCTCAAAGACACGGCCCTGACACCTTGACACCCTCAGGTGCACGTCAACAACCTGCTGATGTTCCGGAGGATGCCGGAGATCCTGAGATACGTGACCACCGAGCGCCGCACGCAGATTCACGCCTGCCGATACCCGAAGGTGACAGCGCGCCGCAAAGGCGCGTGAGCCTCAAAGACACGCGCctgaaagtttgtttttgtgtagaGCGAGCAGTATATCCATGGCAACCGGCTGCCCTGCGGTTGCACCTCTCGGGACGGCGCCAGCCTGCGCGTGCTCAGGATTAAGCCGTCCACTATGTGGTTCGGTGAGAGGACGCACAAGACCGACGTGCTCGTCAAGTAAGGCTTAGCCGGCGTCCGCTTCCGTTTGGCCGACACGCCGCGCTCATTCTGTTCTCGTTTTTGCAGATCGGGAAGCGACGCCTTCCGAGCGTGTTTCAGTTTCCACTCGTCCTACTGTGAGGTTCGCTTCATTCGCCAAGGACATCTGGGCCGTCTCAATTTCACATTCTGACTTTGAAttactcattttgaatttgaatttcaaattctGAGTTTGAgtatgaatttttgatgtcaaatttctgagttaaaaatgttcataattgAAATTTTTGTGTCAATTTCCAAATGGCAATTTCTGAGTTTTTCCAAGTTCTGACTTTGAATTAGAACTTCTGAATAAGAATGCGACAGTTTTAGAATTTACATTTTTGAGTATGTGTTCATTTATGATTGACCATgatttagaatttctgagtttgaatttttgaattcatatttatataaaaCTTGAATGTAAATTCAAACTCCAACTCAGTTAGAGCCAACATTTGGCCACCGAGGAGGAGCAATGGAAGCTCTCTCAATTGATTTGAGGTCCGGCCAACCTCCattggtcatgtgacactgACACTCATCAAACTGAGTGGTAGCAAATCAAAGTGAAACTCAGATGGCAGGAAGATTCCGGGAAGTTGTCACGTCGCTAACGCTGGGCGACTCCTTTCAGGTCAAAGACTTTCTGTCCTACCTGCAGCCCGTGCACGTGTTCCCCAACGTGGTCCCGATGGGACGCACCATTGCCGAGGTCACGCGCCTGTGAGTCGTAACAGGAACTCCAAACCCCAACTCATGCGATGtaaaaagtgcaaaaatgttCCGGCAGGCTCCAGACGACGTGCAGGATAGCGCCACAGGAGGACGTGGCTTACAAACCACTGGGGGTGCTCAAACGCTGTGGCAGATGGACGCCTCCTCACGGTGAGACGCGCGCATCCAAGACACGTCACAAAGACACCTCATGACAATTTTCACAGACACCACATAGACATGTCAAAAACACAATGCTTGTCCCAAAGACATGATTTAAAGACGGTGTTTCAAAAGTTACGCACCTCAAAGACATCACCAACATGCCGACTCAGACATGCCTCAAAGACATGTCACAAAGTGTCGCCTCACAACATGTCACAAAGTGTCGCCTCACAGACAACTCGTGAAATCATTCCCCTCAAGATACACGTTGCAAACATGAGCCTCGAAGACCTTCGAGTCGACTCAAATGTTGCCAAGACACAAGACGGCACCTCAAAGACACAACTTCAATCACATCCATCTTTGTCCCGTCAGGTTCGGACAGCGACGACGACCTTTTTGATGGCACCGCGGTGACTCCGCCGAAGAGGAAGCCACCGGCGAGTCAGCGCATCCCCAAAGGTATGTCCACATTTAGCCTGCAGTTAGCGTGCGCGGGCTAATCACTCTTGGCTGTTTAACAGACCACAGAGCGCACGCCACAGCGCCCCCCGCCTCAGAGGAAGACTCACTACATCCCATCATGCTCGACCACAACAACACAGAGAACAAGAACAAAAACTTCTTGGACTGTACCGAGTCcaacgacgatgatgatgatgatgaggacagCGAGGAGGATGACCAAAGTGAGGAAGATGAGAGCTCGACTAAAAGAGGAAGCGTGTCCAGCGAGCCACCCAAGTGGGAGGACTTCTTCACCATGGAGCCGCTTCCCGGCAGCCAGAACAGCCTCAAAAGCCAATGCCACCTCTGCCCCGCCCCTAGCTCCGCCCCCTCCGGGCAGACAGGCTCACAGACACCGGAAGCATCGAGCGAGCGGGAAGACGACGTGGATGGCGACTTTTCCCTCTCGCTGTCCGCCTCGGCGTCCAATCACTCTTCGCAGAACCACGACCCGGCGGCCGGCGACACCGTGTCGGAGGCGGACGAGCCGCCGGCCGGCTCACAAGCCTCATCCGACTTTGACGTTCCAAGCACGCCCGACTCCAAAAGGCCAACTACCGAGCAACTGACACATCTGTATAGGAAGTTGGCAAATGGAGATGACCTTTCCTGTCCTGACTGAGCCCACCCTCCTTATCAAAGATGCATTCCTATCTTTCCAAAGAtaactatattttttaaaggggggaACGGGCTAGAACTAGGACGCGTCattgcagcaaaaacaaaaatggctgatCGTGTTGTATGTATGAACATTAAGCCAAATAAAGTATTAAGCAAATTTTAAGCAATTTAATTTAACATTCCAATCCATATCAATGCAACATGCATggacacacaaagacacacacctCAATGGGTCACCAAAGACACATGACACTAAATACTCAGTACATATACATGCCCCAGATACACACAACAAAGTATGCCACAAAGAAAAAATTCTTAAAGACACGACACTACACACCTAgattaaaaataagataaacGCAAAGACGTGCAGTCAGGctgcaaaaatgacaaaaaaaatgtcttaagtCACATACCTCAAAGACACATGCAATAGGTGCCTTTCCACAAATACTCAGTCAGATTTCTCAAAGACACCACAGATATGCAACAAAGACCCATGCCCCAAATACACACAGCTTAAAGCTACATGTCTCAAAGACATgtcacagacaaacacaaaacatggcCCACAGGCACATCTCAAAGACACACCTCTAATACATACCACCAAGTGTACACCTCAATGACACCCACCACTAAGTCACATGCCTCAAAGACACACAAGGCATGCACACACCTCAAAGATATGTGCCCCAAGGACACTAACCTCAATGACACGTGTCACTATGTCACATGCATCAAAGACACCTGCCTCGAAGACACACATCTCAAAGACAGGCtgcaaaaaagacaagaaaatgtCTAAGTCACATACCTCAAAGACACATGTAATAGGTACCTTGCCACAAATACTCATGCCTTCAAGACAAGCCACAGGGACACACACCTCAATGGGACACCAAAGACGTGACACCAAGTCACATTTCTCAAAGACACCGGCCACAAAGACACATCCCTTAAAGGCACCTCTCATTGACATGCCACAAAGACCTATGCCCCAAATACACACAGCTCAAAGCTACATGTCTCAAAGACCCGTCACAGACTAACACAAGACGTGGCCCACAATGGCACATCTCAAAGACATGCCTCTAATACATACCACCAGTCCCACCACTAAGTCACATGCCTCAAAACCACACAAGGCATGCACACACACCTCAGACACGTGCCCCAAGGACACTAACCTCAATGATACGTGTCACTATGACACATGCGTCTAAGACACTCACCTCAAAGacaccacaaaaaaatgcataagcTTGAAAGGTAACTAACCTTAGCCTGGTTTGTGTTTGTGCCGTGCTGACATGTTCCTGTGGAAAAGCAAACTAAAATATTCCGCCTTCGAtacgacagaaaaaaaaaaagtcgtccCGTGCATTGTCCATATGTGTCTTTGTAGTTTTTTTCTAATGTCGCACGTCAGCTGATCATGTTCTGGAACGTGAGCGCCATAACGAGCGCTGCTAGCGTCCATGTAGGTGTCATGGCGGCGCCCAGTGAGCCCTCAGTTAACAACAAAGATGAAGAGGATGGGAGCGTGGGGTCgcctgttgccgtggcgacgcgaCGCAACAAGAAATCATGCCTTAGGGCAGAGTTTCGCTCCGGACCGTAAGGGACGAAAAAAGTCTCCGTCAGCACTTCGTGACCAGGATACGTcacctgggggaaaaaaaacatgcacgttgagctacagaaattgtgtgtgtgtgtgtttatcttagtgtgtgcgtgtgtacataACGGTGAAAGTGTAGTTGGCAGGCAGCAGCAGTCTGTAGAATTCTCCATGTTTGTCCGTCCTGAAGGGACACATATTGCGGCGACCGGTCACCTCCACCACAGCGTCCTGGACCGCCACTCCTGACCCATCAAACACACGCCCTTTGAcccctgaacacacacacacaacagttaACATGTTGGCACGGGGCTACGATGACCTTAGCACCAGACCGGGCCGCGCTTTTACCCAAGTGGACTTGTCGGATGAAGGCCAGCAGGCTCTTCCTGTTGTCGGCCCACAAAGCAGGAAGTTGCCGGGCGGGGGGGAACTTGCAACACGACACCTCCAGTGTCACCTCCAGACAACGAGCCCAAACGTAGTTATAGTCCTGCATGCCGCCTGTACACAGTGAAGGCCTTATTATGGGATGTTGGCGTGTTTAGAGCGATTATCCAACTGAACCTACTCGACACTGACCTGTGAGCGGGTACCACTGGTACCCATTTGTGATGCCCTCTTGAAAGGGTCCCTGGTCTCCACAGCGCCCCCCCTGGTGCATGCTGGCATGGTTGTGCGAGTACACCTTGGCCAGGTGGACGAAGACGTCGTCGTCCGGCGTCAAGCTCGCCTGACCCACCAGCTCGCCACCTTAAAACGGGAAATCAAccaccccccaccaaaaaaattattgacaataatatgttcttatctaaatatggtgttctggttaatattgtgttagtggaatatgattaagctgcaaaatccagcagtttttaaatcaatatcagaagcggccattttgtcatttgctgtcaaaagaaa
Protein-coding sequences here:
- the dclre1c gene encoding protein artemis isoform X1 is translated as MSSFAGRMKEYPSISLDRFDHENLHARAYFLSHCHKDHMRGIKAPKMKRRLRSSRRVKLYCSLVTKELLLSSRKHLFWEEFIVPLELESPTQISLVDEASGQSEELVVTLLPAGHCPGSVMFLFEGCRGNVLYTGDFRLPVGDAARMEHLHSGSRVKDIQSVYVDSTFYDPRFYQIPSREACVSAILGLAGDWIARSALHVVWLNCKAAYGYEFLFTRLGEEFNTQVHVNNLLMFRRMPEILRYVTTERRTQIHACRYPKSEQYIHGNRLPCGCTSRDGASLRVLRIKPSTMWFGERTHKTDVLVKSGSDAFRACFSFHSSYCEVKDFLSYLQPVHVFPNVVPMGRTIAEVTRLLQTTCRIAPQEDVAYKPLGVLKRCGRWTPPHGSDSDDDLFDGTAVTPPKRKPPASQRIPKDHRAHATAPPASEEDSLHPIMLDHNNTENKNKNFLDCTESNDDDDDDEDSEEDDQSEEDESSTKRGSVSSEPPKWEDFFTMEPLPGSQNSLKSQCHLCPAPSSAPSGQTGSQTPEASSEREDDVDGDFSLSLSASASNHSSQNHDPAAGDTVSEADEPPAGSQASSDFDVPSTPDSKRPTTEQLTHLYRKLANGDDLSCPD
- the dclre1c gene encoding protein artemis isoform X2, which encodes MFLFEGCRGNVLYTGDFRLPVGDAARMEHLHSGSRVKDIQSVYVDSTFYDPRFYQIPSREACVSAILGLAGDWIARSALHVVWLNCKAAYGYEFLFTRLGEEFNTQVHVNNLLMFRRMPEILRYVTTERRTQIHACRYPKSEQYIHGNRLPCGCTSRDGASLRVLRIKPSTMWFGERTHKTDVLVKSGSDAFRACFSFHSSYCEVKDFLSYLQPVHVFPNVVPMGRTIAEVTRLLQTTCRIAPQEDVAYKPLGVLKRCGRWTPPHGSDSDDDLFDGTAVTPPKRKPPASQRIPKDHRAHATAPPASEEDSLHPIMLDHNNTENKNKNFLDCTESNDDDDDDEDSEEDDQSEEDESSTKRGSVSSEPPKWEDFFTMEPLPGSQNSLKSQCHLCPAPSSAPSGQTGSQTPEASSEREDDVDGDFSLSLSASASNHSSQNHDPAAGDTVSEADEPPAGSQASSDFDVPSTPDSKRPTTEQLTHLYRKLANGDDLSCPD
- the cpm gene encoding carboxypeptidase M isoform X1 — encoded protein: MSQLFLFLLLMLVPAAMMLDFRYHSNREMESYLLQVNASNPDIAHLYSIGRSVAGQELWVLALGLSPRRHTVGIPEFKYVANMHGNEVLGRELLLQLVEDLVRGYRGNQSWATQILNSTRVHFLPTMNPDGFDRAGTNCHLSQGRFNHNGVDLNRNFPDAFAGLLGEHDLYNANREAEQVRAVIGWLKMETFVLSANLHGGALVASYAYDNSNGGGELVGQASLTPDDDVFVHLAKVYSHNHASMHQGGRCGDQGPFQEGITNGYQWYPLTGGMQDYNYVWARCLEVTLEVSCCKFPPARQLPALWADNRKSLLAFIRQVHLGVKGRVFDGSGVAVQDAVVEVTGRRNMCPFRTDKHGEFYRLLLPANYTFTVTYPGHEVLTETFFVPYGPERNSALRHDFLLRRVATATGDPTLPSSSSLLLTEGSLGAAMTPTWTLAALVMALTFQNMIS
- the cpm gene encoding carboxypeptidase M isoform X2, with protein sequence MSQLFLFLLLMLVPAAMMLDFRYHSNREMESYLLQVNASNPDIAHLYSIGRSVAGQELWVLALGLSPRRHTVGIPEFKYVANMHGNEVLGRELLLQLVEDLVRGYRGNQSWATQILNSTRVHFLPTMNPDGFDRAGTNCHLSQGRFNHNGVDLNRNFPDAFAGLLGEHDLYNANREAEVRAVIGWLKMETFVLSANLHGGALVASYAYDNSNGGGELVGQASLTPDDDVFVHLAKVYSHNHASMHQGGRCGDQGPFQEGITNGYQWYPLTGGMQDYNYVWARCLEVTLEVSCCKFPPARQLPALWADNRKSLLAFIRQVHLGVKGRVFDGSGVAVQDAVVEVTGRRNMCPFRTDKHGEFYRLLLPANYTFTVTYPGHEVLTETFFVPYGPERNSALRHDFLLRRVATATGDPTLPSSSSLLLTEGSLGAAMTPTWTLAALVMALTFQNMIS
- the cpm gene encoding carboxypeptidase M isoform X3 — protein: MESYLLQVNASNPDIAHLYSIGRSVAGQELWVLALGLSPRRHTVGIPEFKYVANMHGNEVLGRELLLQLVEDLVRGYRGNQSWATQILNSTRVHFLPTMNPDGFDRAGTNCHLSQGRFNHNGVDLNRNFPDAFAGLLGEHDLYNANREAEQVRAVIGWLKMETFVLSANLHGGALVASYAYDNSNGGGELVGQASLTPDDDVFVHLAKVYSHNHASMHQGGRCGDQGPFQEGITNGYQWYPLTGGMQDYNYVWARCLEVTLEVSCCKFPPARQLPALWADNRKSLLAFIRQVHLGVKGRVFDGSGVAVQDAVVEVTGRRNMCPFRTDKHGEFYRLLLPANYTFTVTYPGHEVLTETFFVPYGPERNSALRHDFLLRRVATATGDPTLPSSSSLLLTEGSLGAAMTPTWTLAALVMALTFQNMIS